The Mucilaginibacter sp. PAMB04168 genome contains the following window.
CGTAAAGCTAATCAACAAACCTAACGGAGGTGTATCTACTGCACGTAACCGCGGTTTAAACGAGGCTTTGGGAGAATATATAGGCTTTATAGATAGTGATGATACGATAGACCCTGATATGTATGAGCTGCTTTTGAGGAATATTAAGACATACAATGCCGATGTATCTGTTTGCAGGCTCAGAACTATATTTCCTAATAAAGTGGTAGCGCCGCAGGAAACGCCAGGGATAGAAAAATATGATCGGGAACACGCATTATCGCTATTTTTGAAAGGAGAGCTGGATATGAGCGCTAATACAAAGGTTTATAAGGCGGCATTAGCTAAATCTGTTGAATTTGCCGGGCGTATGTATGAAGATATTTTGTACCTGAGTCAGATATTTTTGAAAGCGCAAAATACCGTACTGGAAAACGCTATTAAATATAACTACCTGGTGCGTGATAACTCGGTGAGTGTTGGGCAGTTTAGCCCTAGATATTTTGAGACGACAGCCGTGTCGGCCAGCATTGTAAACCGGGTACAAGAGCAAGCGGTTAACTGCCTGCCCGAGGCACAGGCCTTCGATGTGATGGCCAATATCTCATTACTAAACCTGTTACTGCTGTCGGGTAAGGATGCATACCCCGAACAATATAACCGGGTAACGCACACCCTAAAGCACTATAGCTATTTTATAAATAAAGATGGACATGTGCGGCGAAAGCACAAGTATGCTTACCGTATGTTTACTGCATCGCCCTGGCTGTATACGCACATCATGTACTTGTATAGCGTTTTAACCGGTGCCGAAATAACCAAACGAACTCAAAAACAACCCTCAACTATAGATGCCGCTACCGGAGCTCAATAATCGTATTAACTGGATAGACAACTTACGGGTTGTAGCTATAACCTTTGTTATAGGCATCCATGTTACGGCTTATGGGGTAGTTAATGAGTTTAATAAGGTGGGTGCTACCAACAATTGGTGGGCTTGCAATTTCTACGAGTCGGCTTTTAGGTGCTGTGTCCCTTTTTTCCTGATGTTAACCGGCGCGTTATTGCTGCCGCAAGAATTACCCTTAACGGCATTTTTAAAAAAGAGACTTAACCGCATATTGTGGCCGGCTTTTTTTTGGGGGTGTGTTTATGTGGCCTATAATTTCGGCATCAAATATAAAAACGAGGGGCAGGCGGCATTTGGCAATATTAGCCCATGGTTAAGCACTCAATTGCTGGATGGCCCCATATACTCCTACTGGTACATTTATGTGCTTATTGGCCTGTACCTTATTATACCCGTACTACAGCCCTGGATACAAAAAGCCAGCAACCGCGCCTTGCAATACTTTTTAATTATATGGGTTATTACACTGGCTTTAAATCAATTTAAGGCCGTGCCTGCTTCATCTCCTATAGAGCTGCGGTATTTTAGTGGTTATGTTGGATTTTTAATACTTGGCCATTACCTGGCTAACCGCGTTATCATTACTAAAGCACTTAAATACCTTGCGGTGGCGCTTATAGTAACTGGTTTTTTCATAACTTTTACAGGCACGTATTTACTATCGCATAAGGCCGGTACTTTCACAGCATCCTTGTATGAATATCTTACGCTTAACGTAGTTTTGCTATCAGCAGGTGGCTTTATTTTTATTAAAAGCGCCTTTACCGGTACGCCGCCTGATACTTTATTGAACGTAAGAAATTTTATGACCCGGTACGGGTTTAGTATCTACCTGATTCACCCGTTACCACTTATGTTTATGGTTCACTTTAATTTGAACTATAATTTGGTAACCCCGTTAATAGGGATACCTTTAACTACCATTATTTGCCTGTTAATTACCTGCTTTATAGCATGGGCTGTTAGTAAACTACCTTACGGGAGGTACATAACAGGATAAATTATTATAGCGTATATGTCCTTCTTTACTTTTATTTTTCAAGACTGGGATGCAAACAAAGGCAATATAAAAGGCCGTGTTATACTCCTGCTTTTCCGAATAGCTAATTTTTGCTCTACCCGTAAAATCTATTATTATATAGGTTTTGTGTACCTGTTATTTTACCGCATCTTGGTAGAGTGGTTCTTTAGTGTAGAAATACCATGGAACACTAAAATAGGCAAGAACCTGCGCCTGTATCATGGTCAGGCCTTAGTAATGACCAACCAGGTTGTGATTGGTGAAAACTGCACCTTAAGGCAAAGCACTACTATTGGCAATAAGCAATTAAAAGACGGTGGCTTTAGCGCTTCGCCAATTATTGGAAATAATGTAGACATAGGCAGCAACGTGTGCATAATAGGCAACATTGTAATTCAGGACCATGTTAAGATTGGTTGCGGAACTGTGGTGGTTAAAAACGTATCACCTTACAGCGTTGTAACCGGCAACCCCGGTGTTGAGAGAAGAATAACAAGTGCCCTAACAAATTCGACAACTGTATGAAACCGCGTATATTATTTAGTGTGCCCACCCGCCACCATGTTGAAATTGCGTTAGATGAGTTGGATGGCCTGCAGGAACTTGGATATACTTGCGGACAGTTCAGCTATGCAGCTAAAGAAGGTGTTACTTCTACGCCCGGCAGGTTGAAAGTAATTGTGCAAAATGCGCTTTCGCTCATTAAAACTGCCCGCCAGTTTAAACCCGATGTTATTTATTTAAACTCGAGGCTGGAAGCGCTTGCCGGCATACGCGATTTTATAACTATATCATTATTCAAAACTTTTTACCGGCAGCCTGTAAAGTTCCTGCTTAAATCGCATGGTTCAGACATGGCCGTACTGCAAAGCACCAAAGGTACTTTGCAAAAGCTGGTGCTCCCTTATTTACGAAAAAATGTAACGGGCTGGCTTTTTTTGTCGTCAGAAGAAAAGGCTAACATTGTGGATTCGGGCTTTTTGCCAGCTGATAGAGTGTTTGTAACTAAGAATATTGTACGCACTAATCATTTCAAAAAAGATCCGGCATTTAAAGCGAAACTTAATGTAACAGAAAGCACACAGGTTCTACTATTTGTTGGCCGACTAATACCCGAAAAAGGTATTAATGAAGTAATTGAAGGCTTTGCCAAACTACCGCACAATGCCGATGTGATATTGATAGTAGTGGGTTGGGGCACCGAAGAGGAAAACTTAAAAAAGCGATGCCAGGAGTTGGGCATTAATGAAAAAGTGATTTTTACCGGTTTCATACCCGAGCAGGATGTGGTTAGCTACTATGCCAACAGCGATATATTAGTTTTTCCTACTTATTTCCCTGAAGGGTTTCCAATGTCGCTGTTTAATTCGGTAGCTGCTGGTTTAGCCGTTATTACTACCCCTACCCGCGCCGCGGCAGACTACCTGACTGAGCCGGTTAATTGCCTGTGGGTTGAACCACAAAACAGCCAAAGCGTATACAACGCTGTACAAAAATTACTGAACAACCCCCAATTGGCACTAAGTATGCGGGATAATAATGTTGCCAAAGGTGAATCGTTCAGCAAAAAGCAGGTATCTTTGGAGCTCGCTCAAATAGTTAATCAGTCAATTAAATTGTAATGTGGTTAATAACTGCTTTAAAAAAACTCAGAAACGAGCTGTTGCGTAGAGTAATTTACCGCAGATACCAGATTGGTCCTGGCTTTCACAGCGGTATCAGGGTACGGATTTGGGCGCGGCAGAAAATAGTTATTGGCAAAAACTTTTACATTGGCCGCGACTCATTTATTGAAAGCGACGTGGTTATTGGCGATAACGTACTTTGGGCAAACCGTGTTGCACTGGTAGGAAGGTACGATCATAATTACCAGCAGGTAGGCGTACCGGTTAGACTGGCCTCGCAAATACGTGATAAAGACTATAACTGGCTCGGCTTGGACAATCTTACCGTTATAGGTGACGACGTTTGGGTGGGCTATGGATGTATTATTATGAGTGGCGTTAGAATCGGCACCGGTTCCATTATCGCAGCCGGCTCTGTAGTTACCAAAAATGTAGAACCCTACTCTATTTATGCAGGAGTGCCTGCTAAAAAGATCAAAGACCGATTCAATTCTCAACAAGAATTAGAGCAACATATAAAAAGTGCCTAATTTTCGCTACTGTAAACTTAACTGCAGTTTCCTAATATTTCCGGATGCGAAATACGCTTAATTTTTAACATATTAAATTTCGCTAAAATTTAGTAGATTTGTGCCTATATGCACGTTGTTCACTAAACTGAACAGTTAAAAAATTTTACAAACCTATACTATTGAAGTTTAAACACTTCTTGTCTAAAACTTATACGATATTGAACCAAATAAGTTACTGTAAAAAGTAATATATAATATTTTTTGAAAATATTATAGCGTATTAGTTAATTGGCATGCTTACTGCATAGTTTAACATGATTTTAGATATTAATAATACTTTATTAACAGTATAGAATTAATATTATTCATTAATTAACAATATTAACCATAGGTAAAAAATGTTACTTCAAAATCAATACAGCTTATCCGAGTATCCGATTTTCGATCATAATATTGATGATCTTTTGACCGACAATTTACCCCAAAAATCTGTGCTGATTAATACCATAAACCAGTACTCGTTTTGCATGGCCGCTGAAGACAAAGATTTCAAGGAATCATTGCAACACTCGGACATACTACTTCCGGATGGCGTTGGTGTGGTTGCCGCTACACGCTTTTTAACCGGCGAGAAACTACATAAGATAGCCGGCGCAGATGCACATGGTTTCCTGCTTAAAAAATTGAATAAGGATGGTGGAAAATGTTTTTACTTGGGTGCATCAGAAAGCACTTTAAAAAAAATCAAAGAAAAGCTATCTAAGGAATATCCGAACGTTAAAGTTGGTTCTTACTCTCCCCCATTCAAAAAAGAATTTAGCGATTTGGATAACGCTGATATGGTTAAAGCGGTTAACGCTTACAAACCAGATGTATTGTTTATAGGCATGACTGCTCCTAAACAAGAAAAATGGGCTTACCAGCACAAAGCACAACTCAATGCCAGGGTTATATGCACTATAGGCGCCGTGTTTGATTTTTACGCAGGTACGGTTGAACGCCCAAGTAAGGTATGGATAAATTTGGGTTTAGAGTGGTTGGGCCGTTTGGTGCATGAGCCAAAGCGCTTATGGAAAAGATACCTGTACTACGGACCTGTATTTGTTGGATTAATATTGAAAGAAAAGTTTAGACCTAGCGCTTATAAGTCTATTATGCATAAAGCGTCGTTAAACTAGCAAATACTTCACTATGCCACCGCAGGCTGCCTACCTTTGCAGCCTGCCCGAAGATGCAGAGCGAGAGGTATTAGCTGCCAAATAGCTTACTGCGTTACTACGTGGCACATCAACTGCAGCCACTCTCGAAACTTTTGCGGGCTGCCTGCTGCTTAAAAGCAACACCACCGATGAATAAGAACCAATGTTTATTTTACCTGAATAAACGTTGTTGTGCGCATCCACATAGCGATTTTTTAATACCACAGTTTTGCTGCTATTGCTGGCATTGTACTCAAACAACATCGACTCTGAGTTAGCTTCTGTAGAAGATATATCTTTACCTGAGGTTGATTTCCAATTAGCCAGGTTATAATTTTTAAAATCATTTTTTCCGTTCTTCACTGTCGCGGCCTCTATAGTTGCTGTTTTGCGGGCCGGCTGGTAATAGTAATTACTGTCAAGTTGGCCAAACTCGCTAAGATCATCCTGGTGGGTTGAAAACTTAGCGGTAGACTGAACCGGAGAAGCGGACATGAACGTGTTGTTACGAATTTTGTTATTGCGGATGTAGCTGCTGGTTGCCAGGTAATGGTCCTGCTCTAATCTTAGCTGTACACCATTATTCACTACATTGTTGTTGTGGATGGTTACATCTTTCGCATTATGAATTTTAATACCGTTATTATTGCACATTGCTACAGTGTTGCTGGCTATAGTTACACTTTGCGAGTTATCGTCAATGTATATACCTTCAGCCTGCAAAGAGGTAGACCGACCTGCACCCGAAGCATTGCCAACACCGTGTAGTATAATGTTACCAATTACTTTCTTGTTGATAGTCTTGGTCCAGTCGCCAATATAGATACCACCACCATCATCCTTAACAAGGCAAAAATAGGCTATATAATTATTCTTAACATAAGACGAGTTACCACCGAAGTATATGCCGTTATATCCAACACTATCAATTGTGTTTTTTACAATTTTGGTGTTATCGCCAAACGAAGTGATGGCTTCATAAGTACCCGAACCACTTTTACCAGCACCAGCTATTAGTCCGGTGTTTTGGATGTGATTATTTAGGATAGACGAATTGGCGCAACCGGCATCAAAAGAAATACCACTGCTTAATGAATGATTGATCTGACAGTTTTCAACCGACATAAAAGGCGTGTAGTTTGCATATACAGCTTCGGCGCCAGTCATGTCTATGCTACAGTTTTTAATGGTAATGTTTTTGGCCTGGATAATGTTGAAAGTGTTATTGCCAGCGCCTGTAAACGAAAGATTTTCGAAAGTGATGTAATTGAACCGGCGTATATCTACCAGGTTGTTTACAACCGATGTTTTAACAGCCAACGCATTTGGATTTTTTGATCCGAAATACACTTGCATATTTTTTCCGGCAGCGTCATAGTACCACTCGCCAAAAACATCAAGTGTTTTTGCGCTCTTTTGAATAAAATAACCATATCCGTTAGTCGGCATATCGCGAGTACCGGCGGCATAGGTTAAGGTACCACCAGCCTGTGACGTTACTTGGCTCTTGTCAATAATCCACCTGTTTTTACGGATCACCACTTCAGCGCCAGTCCAGTTTATATCGTCGGCGAGTTCCTTGTCAGTAATTGAACTGTTAGCCTGGTGTGACTCATATGAAAGGTAACCGGCATTAGGATATCTACCCATAGGCTTTTGCGCGCCGTTAACTAAGAGCAATGAACCGGTTGCCTCACATGCCGTTTGGAATACGCCTGTTTTAACCTGTTTCCAGTTGGTTAATGTGGCCAAGCCGTTAATTTCGGGTGTTTTACCACTGCCATAGGCGCCAAGATAAATAGGTGAAAATACCGCGCCTGATTTTGATGCGATGATAGAGCCATTAAATACATCACCTCTTTTAAAAAGAACAGAGTCACCCGAATTCAAGTTCCTGAAAAATGTGTTTAGCTTACTTAAGGATTTCCAGGGTGTGGCCGGATTGCGCGCCTGCAAACTATTGTAATCATCGTTACCAGTTGAGCTGGAGAAGTAATATACTGTAGCATATCCAGAGTTAGATAGTGCTGTTAGCAAGCATAAAGCTATCGTTTTACCGATAGCTTTATACAAGTTATCAAATATTTTCATGTATCGGCGCTTATATAAAAAAGTAACTAAATAGGCTATAAATAATTAACCATGAACAAAGGTTTCCCATAACTAAAGCGATAATAATAGCTAGCTTATTAGTGCTTATTATGTAGTTTTTTTGTGTCATATTAGTTATTACGATTAAGTTATAAAGAAGGTTACACAAAAGCAAAAAATTGTCGCAAAAAACAAACACAGCGACCTTAAAATACTACACCAAGGATAAAAATTTAAAAAACCAGGCAGATAACACGTATGCCAGCTTAGCCATTTATTAACAAGAAGAGCCGATAATTGACTAAAAAGGCTGTTTAGTGGATCAATGCAGAACCCAAAGATTTGGAGAAACGTATGTTCGAAAAGAAAAGCGGCCAGATAAATACCCCGTGCCAAAGGCACTGAATTTGTAATTTTATTTTAATTAAAATGAAGGGAGAGCGCTTTAAAGACAAATAATATCGTTATTATTTATTATTTTACTTTAAATGAAATAGGTAAATAAACCAAAGAAGGTATTTGCCAACAGTTGGCTTAAGATTGTAATTGGGAAGTTTCGACTTCGGGAGTTTTAAACGTTTTGCCACGCTTTAAAGCATTGAGTTGAGTCTCTAACGCCTTGATCATGAATTCGTCTTGCACATTTGAAACGTAATTCCCAACCTTGGGGCCATTTTCAACTTCAAAAGCAATAATTGCAAAACCACAACCCGGAATTTCAGATTTTACGTAATCAGCAAGGTCACGCATTTTCTGACCATTTAACTTTAAGCTATTATTTGCGGCACTCATATAACAGGTATTTACTAATATTAAGTTTTACGACAACCTGGGTCAAAAGGTTATATAAAACTTTTTAAATTTAAATTATTATTTTCAAATTTGAAATAATAAATACTTCACTTTGATGAGAAAAGCTTAATAATTCTGCAGATTTGTGTACCAGGTACAGCAACTAATAACCAACTGCGTTTACCTACGAAGGTTGAATTTCACCGGTGTGTTTTAAGCCCCTACATTATGCTGTCTTCCCAAGCCATTTAGTCCATAACAGTAATCTTTTCCAGCGAAACGAAATTTCCCTTACTACCATAATCAGATCTTTGCTTATCTGACCAGCTTCCATGTTCTCCCAATACCGAAACGGTTAATGTATACAGTCCTTTAGGTAAAACAGGACTCAAGAATCTAAGCCCTGTTACCGGATATTTGCTATACGTATCAATCATGGCATGCAGCATTGCTTTTCCTTTATTATCAAACAAACTTACCCTGGCATAACCGCCATCAGGTCCGGCCTGCCCATAGAATCCAATCTGTGTACCATTACATTGTACAGAAAAACTGTCGCCTTTCTTATCAGATCTGCTTATTAACACCGTATCAGACAATGTATGCTGCCAGTTTCCTTTATACTGTATACCCGTTTTACTAACTCGGTTAATACCCTTGTTCCTAGCATCAATTATTCGTACAACTGCAGCAGAGGTGTTAATTTGCCAGCCCTCCATATACTGTGAAATGGAAGCAGTACTTCCGTTTACACTAATTGGCTGCCAAACATAAGTGGCCGATGAAGCTTGATGCGGGTATGACCACCTATCGCCCATAAACATAATCGTGGTGTCATTTGCTCCTGTTATTGGCATTACAAACGTAGTTTGCGAGTTCCAGGTAAGGGTGCCTTTGGGTGCAAAATTACCGCGCGCAATCCAAGGCCCTTTGAGCGTTGTAGCTGTATAATAAAAATTATCATTACGCTCCCAACTCGTCAGATCTGAAGCCAGCCAGAAAT
Protein-coding sequences here:
- a CDS encoding glycosyltransferase codes for the protein MPTLSVIVPVYNKEQYIAACIQSILDQTFTDFELILVNDGSKDDSAAICQRFAETDKRVKLINKPNGGVSTARNRGLNEALGEYIGFIDSDDTIDPDMYELLLRNIKTYNADVSVCRLRTIFPNKVVAPQETPGIEKYDREHALSLFLKGELDMSANTKVYKAALAKSVEFAGRMYEDILYLSQIFLKAQNTVLENAIKYNYLVRDNSVSVGQFSPRYFETTAVSASIVNRVQEQAVNCLPEAQAFDVMANISLLNLLLLSGKDAYPEQYNRVTHTLKHYSYFINKDGHVRRKHKYAYRMFTASPWLYTHIMYLYSVLTGAEITKRTQKQPSTIDAATGAQ
- a CDS encoding acyltransferase family protein; its protein translation is MPLPELNNRINWIDNLRVVAITFVIGIHVTAYGVVNEFNKVGATNNWWACNFYESAFRCCVPFFLMLTGALLLPQELPLTAFLKKRLNRILWPAFFWGCVYVAYNFGIKYKNEGQAAFGNISPWLSTQLLDGPIYSYWYIYVLIGLYLIIPVLQPWIQKASNRALQYFLIIWVITLALNQFKAVPASSPIELRYFSGYVGFLILGHYLANRVIITKALKYLAVALIVTGFFITFTGTYLLSHKAGTFTASLYEYLTLNVVLLSAGGFIFIKSAFTGTPPDTLLNVRNFMTRYGFSIYLIHPLPLMFMVHFNLNYNLVTPLIGIPLTTIICLLITCFIAWAVSKLPYGRYITG
- a CDS encoding serine acetyltransferase, which gives rise to MSFFTFIFQDWDANKGNIKGRVILLLFRIANFCSTRKIYYYIGFVYLLFYRILVEWFFSVEIPWNTKIGKNLRLYHGQALVMTNQVVIGENCTLRQSTTIGNKQLKDGGFSASPIIGNNVDIGSNVCIIGNIVIQDHVKIGCGTVVVKNVSPYSVVTGNPGVERRITSALTNSTTV
- a CDS encoding glycosyltransferase family 4 protein, with the translated sequence MKPRILFSVPTRHHVEIALDELDGLQELGYTCGQFSYAAKEGVTSTPGRLKVIVQNALSLIKTARQFKPDVIYLNSRLEALAGIRDFITISLFKTFYRQPVKFLLKSHGSDMAVLQSTKGTLQKLVLPYLRKNVTGWLFLSSEEKANIVDSGFLPADRVFVTKNIVRTNHFKKDPAFKAKLNVTESTQVLLFVGRLIPEKGINEVIEGFAKLPHNADVILIVVGWGTEEENLKKRCQELGINEKVIFTGFIPEQDVVSYYANSDILVFPTYFPEGFPMSLFNSVAAGLAVITTPTRAAADYLTEPVNCLWVEPQNSQSVYNAVQKLLNNPQLALSMRDNNVAKGESFSKKQVSLELAQIVNQSIKL
- a CDS encoding acyltransferase codes for the protein MWLITALKKLRNELLRRVIYRRYQIGPGFHSGIRVRIWARQKIVIGKNFYIGRDSFIESDVVIGDNVLWANRVALVGRYDHNYQQVGVPVRLASQIRDKDYNWLGLDNLTVIGDDVWVGYGCIIMSGVRIGTGSIIAAGSVVTKNVEPYSIYAGVPAKKIKDRFNSQQELEQHIKSA
- a CDS encoding WecB/TagA/CpsF family glycosyltransferase: MLLQNQYSLSEYPIFDHNIDDLLTDNLPQKSVLINTINQYSFCMAAEDKDFKESLQHSDILLPDGVGVVAATRFLTGEKLHKIAGADAHGFLLKKLNKDGGKCFYLGASESTLKKIKEKLSKEYPNVKVGSYSPPFKKEFSDLDNADMVKAVNAYKPDVLFIGMTAPKQEKWAYQHKAQLNARVICTIGAVFDFYAGTVERPSKVWINLGLEWLGRLVHEPKRLWKRYLYYGPVFVGLILKEKFRPSAYKSIMHKASLN
- a CDS encoding right-handed parallel beta-helix repeat-containing protein, whose amino-acid sequence is MKIFDNLYKAIGKTIALCLLTALSNSGYATVYYFSSSTGNDDYNSLQARNPATPWKSLSKLNTFFRNLNSGDSVLFKRGDVFNGSIIASKSGAVFSPIYLGAYGSGKTPEINGLATLTNWKQVKTGVFQTACEATGSLLLVNGAQKPMGRYPNAGYLSYESHQANSSITDKELADDINWTGAEVVIRKNRWIIDKSQVTSQAGGTLTYAAGTRDMPTNGYGYFIQKSAKTLDVFGEWYYDAAGKNMQVYFGSKNPNALAVKTSVVNNLVDIRRFNYITFENLSFTGAGNNTFNIIQAKNITIKNCSIDMTGAEAVYANYTPFMSVENCQINHSLSSGISFDAGCANSSILNNHIQNTGLIAGAGKSGSGTYEAITSFGDNTKIVKNTIDSVGYNGIYFGGNSSYVKNNYIAYFCLVKDDGGGIYIGDWTKTINKKVIGNIILHGVGNASGAGRSTSLQAEGIYIDDNSQSVTIASNTVAMCNNNGIKIHNAKDVTIHNNNVVNNGVQLRLEQDHYLATSSYIRNNKIRNNTFMSASPVQSTAKFSTHQDDLSEFGQLDSNYYYQPARKTATIEAATVKNGKNDFKNYNLANWKSTSGKDISSTEANSESMLFEYNASNSSKTVVLKNRYVDAHNNVYSGKINIGSYSSVVLLLSSRQPAKVSRVAAVDVPRSNAVSYLAANTSRSASSGRLQR
- a CDS encoding family 43 glycosylhydrolase; protein product: MKINRHLILAFALLLIACNSFAQKLGKYNAIYSGIPWFDNNGKVVSAHGANMVKDHGKFYIFGEAHSDTSNAFAGFNCYSSADLYNWKFERIALPVQVSGKLGPGRVGERPKVLRCPKTGEYIMLMHTDNLAYKDPCVGYATAKSITGPYKFQGPLLFNGEPVRKWDMGTFQDSDGTGYLIIHSGLLFKLADDYKSITEKVVDNKWRGHESPAIFKKGGIYFWLASDLTSWERNDNFYYTATTLKGPWIARGNFAPKGTLTWNSQTTFVMPITGANDTTIMFMGDRWSYPHQASSATYVWQPISVNGSTASISQYMEGWQINTSAAVVRIIDARNKGINRVSKTGIQYKGNWQHTLSDTVLISRSDKKGDSFSVQCNGTQIGFYGQAGPDGGYARVSLFDNKGKAMLHAMIDTYSKYPVTGLRFLSPVLPKGLYTLTVSVLGEHGSWSDKQRSDYGSKGNFVSLEKITVMD